The proteins below are encoded in one region of Euzebya sp.:
- a CDS encoding type II toxin-antitoxin system VapC family toxin, which yields MAIDGVVVDTDVVIDFLRGRGDGMAVVEDLVREGRCLVSAITAYELWSGARMDAEQEAVARFCRPRTLAFSRQTAQEAGRLARTLRAAGTPIGVADTLIAGLCLERGVALATRNRRHFTQVPGLVLHPV from the coding sequence ATGGCGATCGACGGCGTAGTCGTCGACACCGATGTCGTCATCGACTTCCTCCGCGGACGTGGAGATGGCATGGCCGTCGTGGAGGACCTGGTGCGCGAGGGCCGTTGCCTGGTGTCGGCCATCACCGCCTACGAGCTGTGGTCGGGTGCGCGGATGGATGCGGAGCAGGAGGCGGTCGCGCGCTTCTGCCGACCACGGACGCTGGCGTTCTCGCGTCAGACCGCCCAGGAGGCCGGCCGTCTGGCCAGGACGCTGCGAGCCGCGGGAACGCCGATCGGCGTCGCTGACACGCTGATCGCGGGCCTCTGCCTGGAGCGAGGGGTGGCGCTGGCCACCCGCAACCGGCGTCACTTCACGCAGGTGCCCGGACTGGTGCTCCACCCCGTCTGA